One window of Salegentibacter sp. Hel_I_6 genomic DNA carries:
- the gap gene encoding type I glyceraldehyde-3-phosphate dehydrogenase, with product MSTKIGINGFGRIGRIAFRIAAEKSDVEVVAINDLLDVDHLAYLLKYDSVHGRFKGDVSVKDGNLVVNGKNIRITAEKNPEDLKWGDVGVDVVVDCTGIFKEKDSASAHLKAGAKKVVISAPSKTAPMFVMGVNHQDVKPEDTIVSNASCTTNCLAPLAKVIDDEFGLVEGLMTTVHATTATQLTVDGPSAKDFRGGRSALMNIIPSSTGAAVAVGKVIPKLDGKLTGMAFRVPTADVSVVDLTVKTEKSVSYDQVKAAFKKASEGSYKGVISYTEDAVVSQDFVSDAHTCNFDADAGIALNDNFFKLIAWYDNEYGYSAKLLELAAHVNSI from the coding sequence ATGAGTACAAAAATTGGAATTAATGGTTTTGGCCGAATTGGACGTATCGCGTTTAGAATCGCGGCTGAAAAGAGTGACGTAGAAGTTGTAGCAATAAACGATTTACTGGATGTTGATCATTTGGCTTATTTGCTGAAGTATGATTCTGTTCACGGTAGATTTAAAGGAGATGTTTCTGTAAAAGACGGAAATCTTGTAGTGAATGGTAAAAACATTCGTATTACAGCAGAGAAAAATCCGGAAGACCTGAAGTGGGGAGATGTTGGAGTAGACGTTGTAGTAGATTGTACCGGAATTTTCAAAGAAAAGGATAGCGCTAGCGCACACCTTAAAGCAGGAGCTAAGAAAGTTGTAATTTCTGCACCTTCTAAAACTGCACCTATGTTTGTAATGGGTGTGAATCACCAGGATGTAAAACCAGAAGATACTATAGTTTCTAATGCTTCTTGTACTACCAACTGTCTTGCACCACTTGCAAAAGTGATAGATGATGAGTTCGGACTTGTTGAAGGTTTAATGACCACGGTTCACGCAACTACAGCTACTCAGCTAACTGTAGATGGCCCATCAGCAAAAGATTTTAGAGGAGGTAGAAGTGCTCTTATGAATATTATTCCTTCTTCAACCGGTGCAGCTGTAGCTGTAGGAAAAGTAATTCCTAAATTAGACGGGAAACTTACCGGGATGGCTTTTAGAGTACCAACTGCTGATGTTTCTGTAGTAGACCTTACGGTTAAGACTGAGAAGTCTGTAAGTTACGATCAGGTTAAGGCTGCTTTTAAGAAAGCTTCTGAAGGTTCCTATAAAGGAGTGATTTCTTATACAGAGGATGCAGTAGTTTCTCAGGATTTCGTATCAGATGCACACACGTGTAACTTTGATGCCGATGCTGGAATCGCACTTAACGATAATTTTTTCAAATTAATTGCTTGGTATGATAACGAATATGGTTATTCTGCTAAGCTTTTAGAATTGGCAGCACACGTTAATTCAATTTAA
- the pxpB gene encoding 5-oxoprolinase subunit PxpB: protein MNDFPKITPMGERGILIEFEPEISEKLLEKLLFYKDKLEEFYDEVNVEVINTYNSLLISYMFSIENFYNEVSAIKELFGEAKIGKINNQQIFYLPVCYEEEFGWDLEYISKEKKLSKEEIIELHTKPFYTVFFTGFLPGFLYLGGLDEKLQISRKDQPRMKIEKGAVGIGENQTGIYPKSSPGGWQILGNCPVQFFDKNNDPPCEISAGDKVKFYSVSKEEFEEISEQISEGTFQLKKENYES from the coding sequence ATGAATGATTTTCCTAAAATAACACCGATGGGAGAGCGGGGAATTCTTATAGAATTTGAGCCTGAAATTAGTGAAAAGCTTCTCGAAAAGCTCCTTTTTTACAAAGATAAACTAGAAGAGTTTTACGATGAAGTAAATGTTGAGGTAATCAATACATATAACTCGTTATTAATTAGTTATATGTTTAGTATAGAAAACTTCTATAATGAGGTTTCAGCGATTAAAGAGCTGTTTGGAGAGGCTAAGATAGGAAAAATAAATAACCAGCAAATTTTCTATTTACCGGTTTGTTATGAGGAAGAATTTGGTTGGGATCTGGAATATATTTCCAAAGAAAAAAAACTCTCAAAAGAAGAAATTATCGAGCTGCATACCAAACCATTTTATACCGTATTTTTTACAGGGTTTTTACCCGGATTTTTATACCTGGGAGGGCTTGATGAAAAGCTACAAATTTCGCGTAAAGATCAACCCAGAATGAAGATCGAAAAAGGGGCTGTTGGAATAGGCGAAAACCAAACCGGAATTTACCCGAAATCAAGTCCAGGCGGATGGCAAATTTTAGGCAACTGTCCGGTTCAATTTTTTGATAAAAATAACGATCCGCCTTGTGAGATTTCGGCGGGTGATAAAGTGAAATTTTATTCGGTTTCTAAAGAAGAATTTGAAGAAATTTCAGAGCAAATTTCCGAAGGAACTTTTCAACTAAAAAAAGAAAATTATGAAAGCTGA
- a CDS encoding sensor histidine kinase — MLSKEEILLIIYFIVVILLLTAFVIVFFVVYQRRKNKMLKEQFEAKQRFELEISQSRLEMQEQTLKNVGWELHDNIGQLLSLANMQLNIFSRKLPEAEKNSALEIKETVSNSLQEVRSLSKSLNNQVIGYAGLVVSVENELARFQRMGVIEAELKVTGEKQEIPQQHSIILFRILQEFFSNVIKHAKASTLNVHISFTSEEIIITAKDNGQGFDMEAVKKNSGLFNMESRAALIQAKFELETSMGAGTSLSLRYSLMGQQDE, encoded by the coding sequence ATGCTTTCTAAGGAAGAAATTTTACTCATCATTTACTTTATTGTAGTTATCCTCCTGCTAACAGCTTTTGTGATCGTTTTTTTTGTGGTATATCAACGACGAAAAAACAAGATGCTAAAAGAGCAATTTGAGGCCAAGCAACGCTTTGAGCTGGAAATTTCCCAATCGCGTTTAGAAATGCAGGAACAAACTTTAAAAAACGTAGGCTGGGAGCTGCACGATAATATTGGTCAGTTGCTTTCTTTAGCCAATATGCAGTTGAATATTTTTTCAAGAAAGCTACCTGAAGCCGAAAAAAACTCAGCTTTAGAAATTAAAGAAACCGTCTCGAATTCACTTCAGGAAGTGCGTTCGCTCTCAAAGTCCCTAAACAACCAGGTGATTGGTTACGCTGGTTTGGTGGTTTCGGTAGAAAATGAGCTGGCAAGGTTTCAGCGTATGGGCGTTATTGAAGCCGAATTGAAAGTAACCGGAGAAAAACAGGAAATTCCGCAACAACACAGTATAATTTTATTCAGGATACTTCAGGAATTCTTTTCTAACGTGATCAAGCATGCGAAAGCTTCAACATTAAATGTTCATATTAGTTTTACTTCCGAAGAAATTATTATTACTGCAAAAGATAACGGGCAGGGATTTGATATGGAAGCGGTAAAGAAGAATTCAGGATTATTCAACATGGAAAGCAGAGCAGCGCTGATACAGGCAAAGTTTGAGCTGGAAACTTCTATGGGAGCGGGAACTTCCTTATCTTTACGTTATTCTTTAATGGGGCAACAAGATGAATAA
- a CDS encoding N-acetylglucosamine kinase: MILIADGGSTKCDWILLSEKGEELLRTRTKGLNPAVFPEVVLEQRVEENADLREVKDKVERVHFYGAGCGTETPKKLLEGIFTNFFTNVEEVIILEDMVAAVYAATTEPGIVCILGTGSNSCYFDGKDIHQAVYSLGYILMDEASGNYFGKRLIRDYYYKRMPPELAEEFGAKYNMESDEIKKNLYRKENPNTYLASFAEFIFANERNGYFYKLVHEGITDFMHSRVMCYKQAQNTPVHFIGTIAYFSEDIIRAVAQPYGIEIGNIVRRPIDALIEYYRKEVLIAK, encoded by the coding sequence ATGATATTAATAGCGGACGGTGGCTCAACAAAATGTGACTGGATTTTACTTAGTGAAAAAGGGGAAGAATTACTTAGAACCCGCACCAAAGGATTAAATCCGGCAGTATTTCCTGAAGTAGTACTGGAACAAAGAGTTGAAGAAAATGCCGATTTAAGGGAAGTAAAGGATAAAGTAGAACGCGTGCACTTCTATGGTGCAGGTTGTGGTACCGAAACTCCTAAGAAATTATTGGAAGGGATTTTTACAAATTTCTTTACTAATGTAGAAGAAGTTATAATTCTTGAAGATATGGTGGCTGCGGTATATGCTGCCACTACAGAACCCGGAATTGTTTGTATTCTTGGTACCGGTTCTAATAGTTGTTACTTTGACGGGAAAGACATACACCAGGCCGTTTATTCTCTGGGTTATATTCTTATGGATGAAGCCAGTGGAAACTACTTCGGAAAAAGACTTATAAGAGATTACTACTATAAAAGAATGCCCCCGGAACTAGCAGAAGAATTTGGTGCAAAGTATAACATGGAATCTGATGAGATCAAGAAGAATCTTTATCGCAAAGAGAATCCAAATACTTATCTCGCCTCTTTTGCTGAATTTATTTTTGCCAACGAAAGAAATGGCTATTTCTATAAATTAGTTCACGAAGGTATTACAGATTTTATGCACTCCCGAGTAATGTGTTACAAACAGGCACAAAATACACCGGTTCATTTTATTGGTACCATTGCTTATTTTAGCGAAGATATTATTCGTGCAGTGGCCCAACCTTATGGGATAGAAATTGGGAATATTGTTCGTAGACCAATTGATGCACTAATAGAATATTACAGAAAAGAAGTGCTTATTGCTAAATAG
- a CDS encoding YifB family Mg chelatase-like AAA ATPase — MLIKVYGSAVFGVEATTITIEVNVATGIGYHLVGLPDNAVRESSFRIAAALQNNKYKFPGKKIIVNMAPADLRKEGSAYDLSLSLGILAASGQIKSENISDYLIMGELSLDGSLQPIKGALPIAIKAKEEGFKGFILPKQNAKEAAIVSGLEVYGVENITEVINFFDKDEALKRTIINTREEFYKSLDHPEHDFADVKGQESIKRCMEIAAAGGHNIILIGPPGAGKTMLAKRLPSILPPMTLHEALETTKIHSVVGRVKEHVGLMSQRPFRSPHHTISDVALVGGGAYPQPGEISLSHNGVLFLDELPEFKRGVLEVMRQPLEDREVTISRAKFTVTYPSSFMLVASMNPSPSGYFNDPDAPAFSSPAEMQRYLGKISGPLLDRIDIHIEVTPVPFEKLSEERRGESSVEIRKRVTKARQFQTERFAESDSVHYNAQMSVRQIREFCALDEASKTLLKTAMERLNLSARAYDRILKVSRTIADLENSENIKGNHISEAIQYRSLDRDGWLG; from the coding sequence ATGCTTATTAAAGTTTACGGAAGTGCCGTATTTGGGGTAGAGGCAACTACAATTACTATTGAGGTAAACGTAGCAACCGGTATTGGATATCATTTGGTTGGTCTTCCAGATAATGCGGTTAGGGAAAGCAGTTTTAGAATTGCTGCAGCCCTTCAGAATAACAAGTATAAATTCCCAGGTAAGAAGATCATTGTCAATATGGCGCCGGCAGATCTTAGAAAAGAAGGATCGGCTTACGATCTTAGTTTAAGTCTTGGAATCCTGGCCGCTTCAGGCCAAATAAAATCAGAAAATATATCAGATTATCTCATTATGGGTGAGCTTTCGTTAGACGGAAGCTTACAACCCATAAAAGGAGCATTACCCATTGCTATTAAAGCTAAGGAAGAAGGTTTTAAAGGTTTCATCCTTCCAAAGCAAAACGCAAAAGAAGCTGCTATAGTTAGCGGACTTGAAGTTTACGGAGTTGAAAATATCACAGAAGTAATTAACTTTTTTGATAAGGATGAAGCTTTGAAGAGAACAATAATTAATACCCGTGAAGAATTCTATAAAAGTCTTGATCATCCAGAACATGATTTTGCCGATGTAAAGGGGCAGGAATCTATAAAACGCTGTATGGAAATTGCTGCGGCGGGCGGTCATAATATAATTCTTATTGGTCCGCCGGGAGCCGGGAAAACGATGTTGGCAAAACGTCTTCCCAGTATTTTACCACCAATGACTTTACATGAAGCCCTGGAAACTACTAAAATTCATAGTGTTGTTGGGCGGGTAAAAGAACACGTGGGATTGATGTCGCAAAGACCTTTTAGAAGTCCGCATCACACAATTTCAGACGTAGCACTTGTCGGCGGTGGGGCGTATCCGCAACCGGGAGAAATTTCACTTTCGCATAACGGAGTTTTATTTCTCGATGAACTCCCGGAATTTAAGCGTGGTGTTTTAGAAGTAATGCGGCAACCTCTGGAAGACAGGGAGGTAACTATTTCCCGGGCTAAATTTACGGTGACTTATCCTTCCAGTTTTATGCTGGTAGCAAGTATGAATCCCAGCCCAAGCGGTTATTTTAACGATCCAGACGCTCCTGCATTTTCTTCTCCGGCAGAAATGCAACGTTATTTAGGTAAGATTAGTGGTCCGCTATTAGATAGGATAGATATTCATATTGAAGTCACTCCCGTGCCTTTTGAAAAACTTAGTGAAGAACGCCGTGGCGAAAGTAGCGTTGAAATTAGAAAGAGAGTGACTAAGGCGAGGCAGTTTCAAACCGAACGTTTCGCTGAATCTGATTCAGTGCATTATAACGCACAAATGAGTGTAAGGCAAATTCGTGAATTTTGTGCTTTAGATGAGGCTTCTAAAACTTTACTTAAAACCGCGATGGAGCGTTTAAATTTATCAGCCAGGGCCTATGATCGTATTCTTAAAGTTTCAAGAACTATAGCCGATTTAGAAAATTCAGAAAACATTAAAGGAAACCATATTAGCGAAGCTATCCAATACAGAAGCCTGGACCGGGATGGCTGGTTGGGATAA
- the pfkA gene encoding 6-phosphofructokinase: MAKKINKIAVLTSGGDAPGMNAAIRAVVRSCSYYNLECVGVYRGYQGLIEADFEALTARSVRNIINKGGTFLKSSRSEEFKTEEGRAKAHKNLTDAGVDALVVIGGDGTFTGGLYFNREFDFPIVGIPATIDNDINGTDYTLGYDTALNTVVEAIDKIRDTASSHNRLFLIEVMGRDAGDIALNSGIGAGAEEILLPEEDQGIQRMMDSLEKSKKSGKTSSIIVVAEGEKSGKNIFQLAEFISQSHKEYDIRVSVLGHIQRGGSPSCFDRVLASKLGVGAVEALTDGKTNIMVGVHHQKVVHVPLETALKEDREFDQELRRVANITSV; the protein is encoded by the coding sequence ATGGCGAAAAAAATTAATAAAATTGCAGTTTTAACATCTGGAGGTGATGCCCCTGGAATGAACGCTGCTATTAGGGCGGTTGTTAGATCCTGTTCTTACTATAACCTGGAGTGTGTGGGTGTTTACCGAGGCTACCAGGGACTTATAGAAGCAGATTTTGAAGCGCTTACCGCAAGATCTGTTAGAAACATCATTAATAAAGGTGGAACTTTTCTAAAATCTTCCCGATCTGAAGAATTTAAAACCGAAGAAGGAAGGGCGAAAGCTCATAAAAATCTTACCGATGCTGGCGTAGACGCTTTGGTAGTTATTGGTGGAGATGGAACTTTTACCGGTGGACTTTATTTTAATAGAGAATTTGATTTTCCTATTGTAGGAATTCCCGCAACTATAGATAACGATATTAACGGTACCGATTATACCTTGGGTTACGACACCGCTTTAAATACGGTGGTGGAAGCCATAGATAAGATTCGGGATACCGCAAGTTCTCATAACCGCTTATTTTTAATTGAGGTTATGGGTCGGGATGCAGGTGATATTGCTTTAAATAGTGGTATTGGTGCAGGAGCCGAAGAAATATTACTTCCGGAAGAAGACCAGGGAATTCAGCGTATGATGGATTCTTTGGAAAAAAGTAAGAAATCCGGAAAAACCTCCAGTATTATCGTGGTGGCTGAAGGTGAAAAGAGCGGAAAAAATATTTTTCAGTTAGCTGAATTTATCTCGCAAAGCCACAAAGAATATGACATTAGAGTCTCTGTGCTGGGTCATATTCAAAGAGGAGGTTCTCCAAGTTGTTTTGATCGTGTTCTGGCCAGTAAACTTGGTGTTGGTGCGGTTGAAGCATTAACCGATGGTAAAACCAATATCATGGTAGGTGTACACCACCAAAAAGTGGTGCACGTACCTTTGGAAACTGCTTTAAAAGAAGACAGGGAATTTGATCAAGAATTGAGAAGGGTGGCAAACATCACTTCCGTGTAA
- a CDS encoding DUF2891 domain-containing protein, whose amino-acid sequence MKKKLLLLIAVTIFACKGDPEVEPVSEMENDSIKEKSFLDGELLGESSIKFTKEEANKLAELPLNCINTEYPNKLNQTLENKEAIGEPSDLHPAFYGCFDWHSSVHAHWSMVSLLKQFPDLEKAEIIKEKLKESLTAENIQGEIAYFKRDQSDSFERTYGWAWLLKLAEEIETWNDPLADEIGENLAPLTNLIANKYLEFLPKLNYPIRVGEHANTAFGLSFAYDYAIVVGNTELEELISKRAKDFYLKDDDCPLTWEPGGFDFLSPCLEEVNIMRRILPKNAFEMWLDDFLPQLKNSDFEMEVGEVSDRTDGKLVHLDGLNFSRAWVFYGLINKYPEKFSHLKELANTHVAYSFPNLTGDSYEGGHWLGTFAIYALQESKGM is encoded by the coding sequence ATGAAAAAAAAATTATTGCTCCTAATCGCGGTTACCATATTTGCGTGTAAAGGAGATCCAGAGGTTGAGCCAGTTTCAGAAATGGAAAATGATAGCATTAAGGAGAAGAGTTTTTTAGATGGGGAATTGCTTGGTGAAAGTAGTATAAAATTCACTAAAGAGGAAGCGAATAAGCTTGCCGAACTTCCTTTAAACTGCATAAATACCGAGTATCCTAATAAACTCAATCAAACCCTCGAAAATAAAGAGGCTATAGGAGAACCTTCAGATTTACACCCGGCATTTTACGGCTGTTTCGATTGGCATTCTTCGGTACACGCGCATTGGTCTATGGTGAGTTTGTTAAAGCAATTTCCTGATCTTGAAAAAGCGGAAATTATAAAAGAAAAATTAAAAGAATCGCTTACCGCGGAAAATATCCAGGGAGAAATAGCATATTTCAAAAGGGATCAAAGCGATTCGTTTGAACGTACATACGGTTGGGCCTGGCTATTAAAACTGGCTGAGGAAATTGAAACCTGGAATGATCCCCTGGCCGATGAAATTGGTGAAAATTTAGCTCCTTTAACCAATCTTATCGCCAATAAATACCTGGAATTCCTTCCAAAATTAAATTACCCTATTAGGGTAGGTGAGCATGCGAATACAGCTTTCGGACTTAGCTTTGCTTATGATTACGCAATTGTGGTTGGGAATACTGAGCTTGAGGAGCTTATCTCAAAACGGGCAAAAGATTTTTATCTGAAAGATGATGACTGTCCTTTAACCTGGGAACCGGGCGGATTTGATTTTCTCTCACCCTGTTTGGAAGAGGTAAATATTATGCGCCGTATTTTACCGAAAAATGCTTTTGAAATGTGGCTTGACGATTTTCTTCCACAGTTAAAAAATTCTGATTTTGAGATGGAAGTTGGGGAAGTTTCTGATAGGACCGATGGAAAACTGGTTCATCTTGACGGACTTAATTTTAGTCGTGCTTGGGTCTTCTACGGATTAATAAATAAATATCCTGAAAAATTTTCCCATTTAAAGGAACTTGCCAATACACATGTGGCTTATTCATTTCCAAATTTAACAGGGGATAGTTACGAAGGTGGTCATTGGTTGGGAACATTTGCAATTTACGCCTTGCAGGAATCTAAAGGTATGTAG
- a CDS encoding Nramp family divalent metal transporter, whose translation MRNFLKNLGPGILVSAAFIGPGTVTVCTLAGVEFVYSLLWALLLSIFSCIILQEMAARLGVVSQKGLSDVIREEIKKPIFRVLAIILIFSAIVIGNAAYEAGNITGAVLGAEAIFGIQNLLIGDFTLNLWSIFIGAVAFILLFTGSYKTLEKIFIGLVLLMSISFVLTAILTKPDILEILSGLMPTSNAAGLLTVMAIVGTTVVPYNLFLHASLVSEKWKEASYLPIARKELIVSIILGGAVSMAILISAASSGLSNVNSAADMAVSLEPLFGKFATWFMSLGLLAAGITSSITAPLAAAYVVKGCFGWEGGMKSAKFKSVWAVVLILGVFFSSLQINPIEIIRFAQIANGILLPVIAIFLFWVVNKASVLGKHRNSKLQNVLGILVIALSVFLGIKAILSVLQSF comes from the coding sequence GTGCGAAATTTCTTGAAAAATCTTGGGCCGGGAATCCTTGTTTCCGCGGCGTTTATTGGCCCGGGAACGGTTACTGTTTGTACGCTGGCTGGGGTTGAATTTGTATACAGCTTGCTCTGGGCCTTATTGCTATCTATTTTTTCCTGTATTATTTTACAGGAAATGGCTGCGCGACTTGGTGTAGTTTCTCAAAAAGGCTTAAGCGATGTAATTCGTGAAGAGATTAAAAAACCGATCTTCAGGGTTTTAGCGATTATTCTTATTTTTTCAGCCATTGTTATAGGGAATGCTGCTTACGAAGCAGGTAATATTACCGGCGCCGTTCTTGGAGCCGAAGCTATCTTTGGAATTCAAAATCTTCTAATTGGCGATTTCACGCTTAACTTATGGAGTATTTTTATTGGCGCAGTCGCGTTTATACTTTTATTCACCGGAAGTTATAAAACCCTCGAAAAGATCTTTATTGGCCTGGTTTTACTAATGAGTATAAGTTTTGTGCTTACTGCAATTCTTACCAAACCGGATATTTTAGAAATTTTAAGCGGGCTTATGCCTACAAGTAATGCTGCTGGATTGCTTACGGTGATGGCTATTGTAGGTACTACCGTGGTTCCTTACAACTTGTTTTTGCACGCTTCTCTCGTTAGTGAAAAGTGGAAAGAAGCTTCTTATTTGCCCATTGCCAGGAAAGAACTCATAGTTTCTATAATCCTTGGAGGTGCGGTTTCTATGGCAATTCTTATTAGCGCTGCTTCTTCCGGCTTAAGTAATGTAAATTCGGCAGCTGACATGGCGGTAAGCCTCGAGCCACTTTTCGGGAAATTTGCTACCTGGTTTATGTCCTTGGGACTTTTGGCTGCCGGGATCACTTCTTCTATTACCGCTCCTTTAGCCGCCGCTTATGTAGTAAAAGGCTGCTTTGGTTGGGAAGGAGGGATGAAGTCAGCGAAATTTAAATCAGTCTGGGCCGTGGTTCTTATTTTGGGTGTGTTCTTCTCTTCCCTGCAAATTAATCCTATTGAGATTATACGCTTCGCCCAAATTGCCAATGGAATCCTATTGCCCGTAATTGCTATTTTCTTATTTTGGGTAGTCAATAAAGCCTCGGTTTTGGGTAAACACCGCAATTCTAAGCTTCAAAATGTATTGGGAATACTTGTTATTGCACTTTCCGTATTTTTAGGAATTAAAGCGATTCTAAGCGTTTTACAAAGTTTTTAA
- a CDS encoding response regulator transcription factor gives MNNTVAIVDDHTLFSQSLKNLVNSFENYEVNGVHKNGQELVTQFKANQPKPDLVLLDIRMPIMDGPETMAWLKENYPDQKVLALTMEDDEETVTFMVKLGCRGYLLKDIDPDEFKFALDEVIKEGFFYSDAVSEAIKNKDKENKLANLTKRELEFLSLACSEMTYKEVANEMNLSPKTIDGYRESLFQKLNVRSRTGLVLYAIKHRILLL, from the coding sequence ATGAATAATACCGTAGCAATTGTAGACGATCACACTTTATTTTCACAATCTTTAAAAAACCTGGTGAATTCTTTTGAGAATTACGAGGTTAATGGCGTGCATAAAAACGGGCAGGAACTGGTGACTCAATTTAAAGCTAACCAGCCTAAACCCGATTTAGTGTTGTTGGATATTAGAATGCCAATAATGGATGGCCCTGAAACGATGGCCTGGCTCAAAGAGAATTATCCCGACCAGAAAGTTTTGGCGCTTACTATGGAAGACGATGAGGAAACCGTGACTTTTATGGTGAAATTGGGTTGTCGCGGGTATTTGCTAAAAGATATAGATCCAGATGAGTTTAAATTTGCTTTAGATGAAGTGATAAAAGAAGGTTTTTTCTATAGCGATGCGGTTTCTGAAGCGATTAAAAATAAGGATAAAGAAAATAAACTTGCAAACCTTACTAAACGCGAACTGGAATTTCTTAGCCTGGCCTGTTCTGAAATGACCTATAAAGAAGTGGCTAACGAAATGAATCTTAGCCCAAAAACCATAGACGGTTACCGCGAAAGTTTGTTTCAGAAACTAAACGTAAGAAGCCGAACCGGTTTGGTACTTTATGCAATTAAACACAGGATTTTGTTGTTGTAA
- a CDS encoding biotin-dependent carboxyltransferase family protein, producing MKAEVEILHPGLFSTIQDFGRRGFQKYGVPLSGVMDRIALKTANLILQNQADAAVMEITQMGPKLKFSAATKIAISGGNLSPKLNDTEIDNNEVVKIHEGDILSFGRPEYGMRSYLAILDGFKTEKVLGSRSWYEDITSHEKLEKGMKLQYEASEEEKYETHAGIKFDEEYLNSEEIEVFPGPEFEKLPETLKSHLKQSKFSIDKNNNRMAIQLSELLENELQPIITGPVLPGTVQLTPGGKLIILMRDCQTTGGYPRVLQLSEKGINMMAQKKAGNKIRFKSPPTPKGGEALS from the coding sequence ATGAAAGCTGAAGTTGAAATTTTACATCCGGGATTATTTTCCACGATCCAGGATTTTGGTCGTCGTGGATTTCAAAAATATGGAGTTCCTTTAAGTGGAGTGATGGATAGGATCGCTCTAAAAACCGCCAACCTTATTTTGCAAAATCAGGCCGATGCCGCGGTGATGGAAATTACCCAAATGGGGCCAAAACTTAAATTTTCGGCAGCGACAAAAATCGCCATTAGCGGAGGAAATCTTTCTCCAAAACTAAACGATACTGAAATTGACAATAATGAAGTAGTGAAAATTCACGAAGGTGATATTTTATCTTTTGGAAGGCCGGAATACGGAATGCGTTCGTATTTAGCAATCCTGGACGGATTTAAAACAGAAAAAGTCCTGGGAAGCCGTAGTTGGTACGAAGATATTACCAGCCACGAAAAGCTCGAAAAAGGAATGAAACTGCAGTACGAAGCTTCTGAGGAGGAAAAATATGAGACTCACGCTGGGATAAAGTTTGATGAGGAATATCTGAATTCTGAAGAAATAGAAGTTTTTCCCGGCCCTGAATTTGAAAAACTGCCAGAAACTTTAAAAAGTCATTTAAAACAAAGTAAGTTTAGTATTGATAAAAATAATAATAGAATGGCGATCCAGCTAAGTGAGCTCTTAGAGAACGAACTTCAGCCTATTATTACCGGCCCGGTGCTTCCTGGGACCGTTCAACTCACTCCCGGCGGAAAATTAATTATTCTTATGCGCGATTGTCAAACCACGGGTGGTTATCCAAGGGTTTTGCAATTAAGCGAGAAAGGAATTAATATGATGGCGCAGAAAAAGGCGGGGAATAAGATTAGGTTTAAAAGCCCCCCGACCCCCAAAGGGGGAGAAGCTTTATCCTGA
- the pxpA gene encoding 5-oxoprolinase subunit PxpA: MKEIHINCDLGEGGDFDADLMPHISACNIACGGHAGNLETMQQTIKLAVEHGVEIGAHPSYPDKENFGRKTMKISAEELQRSIVAQILSLKQLAEAEGVKLTHVKPHGALYNEASKDEKTAQIIIDSLLEFDQNLALFCPLNSVISELAKAQIPIVFEAFADRNYNPDYSLVSRSKSNALISEKEAVFEHLFSMFSEGEITCENEAKISCSATTFCLHSDTPNSVEIMSFLQQKFTEHNIKIKNAK, from the coding sequence ATGAAAGAAATCCATATAAACTGCGATTTAGGTGAAGGCGGCGACTTTGATGCAGATCTAATGCCGCATATTTCTGCCTGCAATATTGCTTGCGGTGGTCACGCCGGAAACCTTGAAACCATGCAGCAAACTATTAAACTTGCTGTGGAGCATGGAGTGGAAATAGGGGCGCATCCTTCTTATCCCGACAAGGAAAATTTCGGAAGAAAAACTATGAAGATTTCTGCGGAAGAATTGCAGCGTTCTATTGTTGCACAAATTTTAAGTTTAAAACAATTGGCCGAAGCAGAAGGTGTAAAACTCACCCATGTAAAACCTCATGGGGCACTTTATAATGAAGCTTCAAAAGACGAAAAAACAGCTCAAATTATCATAGATTCCTTGCTGGAATTTGATCAAAATTTGGCGCTTTTTTGTCCGTTAAATTCGGTGATTTCTGAGCTTGCAAAAGCTCAAATTCCAATTGTTTTTGAAGCTTTTGCAGACCGAAATTATAACCCCGATTACAGCCTGGTTTCTCGTTCAAAATCTAATGCCTTGATAAGCGAAAAAGAAGCTGTTTTTGAACATCTATTTTCTATGTTTTCTGAAGGGGAAATTACCTGTGAAAATGAGGCTAAAATTAGTTGCAGCGCCACTACGTTTTGCCTGCACAGTGACACGCCAAATTCAGTTGAAATTATGAGTTTTTTACAGCAGAAATTTACGGAGCATAATATTAAAATTAAGAATGCAAAATGA